A genomic window from Solanum stenotomum isolate F172 chromosome 10, ASM1918654v1, whole genome shotgun sequence includes:
- the LOC125842729 gene encoding probable ascorbate-specific transmembrane electron transporter 1, which translates to MEKANNRSRASYRTVGVSVSSLLTFFAHLLFIAITTLLLVWLLHFREGLSFTSTNKMKLFNLHPFFMVIGFVLVSGEAIMTFTTIPARRRTRKYFHMFLHLIGLGSSIVGLFAIFKFQHDTAKVDLLTLHSWIGISTVSFYALLYFVSFLVFFFPGAQNWRRARLASWHVLYGITIFFMAIVSTETGLIEKFMALGLQKGQEALIINFTGLLVLLFGISIGLVVLLPVSYY; encoded by the exons ATGGAGAAGGCAAATAATAGGAGCCGTGCAAGCTATCGAACGGTAGGGGTGTCAGTGTCCTCGCTTTTGACCTTCTTTGCACATTTGTTGTTCATAGCAATCACAACCTTACTCTTGGTTTGGCTGCTACACTTCAGAGAGGGACTTTCTTTCACTTCAACCAATAAGATGAAGCTTTTCAAT CTTCATCCATTCTTTATGGTCATTGGATTTGTCCTAGTTTCCGGAGAAG CTATAATGACATTTACCACTATCCCAGCAAGGAGGAGGACAAGAAAATACTTTCACATGTTTCTACATTTGATTGGTCTTGGTTCTAGCATTGTTGGCCTATTTGCTATATTCAAATTTCAGCATGATACTGCAAAAGTTGACCTTCTTACCTTGCATTCCTGGATTGGCATTTCCACAGTTAGCTTCTATGCCTTGCTG tACTTTGTTTCATTCTTGGTATTTTTCTTCCCTGGGGCACAAAATTGGAGAAGGGCAAGGTTGGCTTCATGGCATGTTCTCTATggaattacaatttttttcatggCAATAGTTAGCACAGAGACTGGTTTGATTGAGAAATTCATGGCTTTAGGACTTCAAAAGGGCCAAGAAGCACTCATAATCAATTTCACTGGCTTATTAGTTCTTCTATTTGGGATCTCTATTGGCCTGGTTGTTCTTCTCCCAGTTTCATATTACTAG